GCCCGGTGACGAATGGGACGTTCTGGCCGATGATGATCCGCGCCTCCTCGTTGTCGAGGGTCAGCAGGTTCGGCGTGGCGAGGATGTTCGCGTTGGCGTTGGTCTCGAGCGCGCGAGCCAGGAAGCCGAGGTTAAGCACGGTGCCGATGCCCGGGATCGTGGTCGTGCCGCGCACGACGCCCACGTTCAGGCCGGAGCCGACCGACCCGATGTTCGCGGTGGCGTCGAGGATGTTCGACCCTGTGCCGCGCCCGGTCAGGTTGGTGCCCCCGATCACGCGGGTCGTGCCCTCGGGCGCGCTGAGGAACTGCCACTGGATGCCCAGCTCGGCCGCGCGCTCGGCGCTGATCTCGACGATCAGCGACTCGATGAAGACCTGCGCCCGCCGCGTGTCGAGCTGGTCGATGACCGTGCGAAGGTTGCGATAGATCGGCTCGGGCGCGGTGATGATCAGCGAGTTCGTGGTCGGATCGGCGGCGATCGTCGCCCCGCCCGCCTGCACGGTGACCGGCTGTGTCGAGGACTGCTGCAGCGGAGAGCCCGCCGCCCCCTGCGCCTGGGCACCTGTCTGCGTGCCGGTCGTCAACCCGGTGCCGGTCGTGCCGGCCGTCGTGCCGAGCCCGGATGCGCCGCTCTGGCCGAAGCCGGTGGCGCCGGCGCCGGGCTGCCGGCCCGCGCCGCCGCCGGCCAGCACGCCCTGCAGCGTCTGCGCGAGCTTGACCGCCTCGGCGTTGCGCAGGTACACGACGTAGATGTTGCCCGGCTGCGCGCTGGGCTGGTCGAGTCTCGCGATCAGCGAGCGGGCGAGGCTCATCTTGGCGGCGCTTCCGGTGCGGATCATCACCGCGTTGATCCGCGGGTCGGCCATCACGACCACCCGCTGGCCGGCATCGACCTGCGCGCCCGCGCTGGCGCGCGCGCTGTCGTCGAGCATCCGCGAAACCGCGATCGCGATGTCCGCGGCCACCGCGTGCTCGATCGGCACGACCTCGACGCCGCTGGTCGACGGACTGTCGAGCGTGGCGACGATCCGGGCGATCCGCTGCAGGTTGGCGGCGTAGTCGGTGACCACCAGCGAGTTGTTGTTCGGATAGGCGACGATCGTGTTGTTCGGCGAGATCAGCGGACGCAGCACCGGCACCAGGTTGGACGCCGACTCGTGGCTCAGCCTGAAGATCTGGGTGACGATCTCGTCGCCGCTCGCCCCGGGCGCCCTGCCCGCCGAGACCGGGCTGGACTGCAGCTTGGCGTCGGCCTCGGGCACCACCTTGGTCAGGCCGCCGGCCTCGACCACCGCGAAGCCCTGCGAGCGAAGCTGCGACTGCAGGAGCCGGTAGGCCTGGGCGCGACTGACCGGCTTCGGGGTCTCGAGGGTCATCTTGCCACGCACCCGCGGGTCGATGATGAAGGTGCGGTTCAGCAGGTGGCCGAAGGCGCCCACCACCGAGTCGATGTCGGCGTCCTTGAAGTTCAGCGTGACAGCGTCGGAATCCGCCGGCGCGGCCTTCTGGCCGGCCGCAGGCTGCCCGGCCGGCTGCTTGGCGGACTGGGCGAGGGCCGGCGGCGCGATCGCCGCCAGCAGCAGTGCCGCAGCCGCCGCCATGACGGCGGCCGTGCGCATCGAAGCGAGCCAGCGCCCGCATGCCTGGTGCAAGGTCATGCCCCTATTCTAATGACGGTGCGCTCGCCCACGCGTCTTCCGACGAGACCGAGGAAGGACTGTAGCCTTTCAGCCTCGGCCGGGTCGGCGCTGGCGTCGGCCTCGAAACGCAGGCCCGCCCGCGCGTCCCAGGTGCCCTTGCCGGTCAGCCGCAGCGGGCCCGACAGGGTCTGCAGCGCCACGTCGGCCCGCGAGCCCTGCCCGTCGATGTCGACCCGATAGCTGCCCAGCGGGCGGACCGGCGTCATCGCGGACGCCGCGTTGCGCAACTCGATCGTGGCCTTTCCCTGGAGCTGGCCGCCGCGGATCGTCATCGCCTCCCAGCGGACGGCCAGCGCGCCGGCCGGCCGGATGCTGTTCCAGGGCGACCCGAGACGGCTCAGCTCGACCGAAGGCAGCGACAGCGCGCCGGGCCCGACCCGCATCTCGGCGAAGCTGCCCTGCAGGCGCACCGGCTGGGCCATGCCGTCGACTGAGATCGCGGCGTCGACCAGCCCGGCGAAGAGCGGCCAGGGCCTGACCGCCCAGCCGATCCGACCCGGCACTGCGACCCCCTGCGTGGAGAGCCTCTGCCCGTCCTGCGCGCCGACGTCGGCAAAGACAAGTCGCCCGCTCCCTTTCCAGATCGTCCCGTCGGCCTCGGCGAGCCGGACGCGCCCCAGGGTCGCGCGATCCAGCGCCAGGTCCAGGAACCGGGCCGGCGCGGTGGCGACCGTGGTGGCGATCGCCGTCGCCAGGCCGGCCAGTGCGAAGAGGATCCAGCGAAACATGTCCTAGCGGCCCTCCCGTCGCGGCAATTCGAGCGACGCCCGGGCGGTGACGAGGCCCGGCGAGGACTCCCGGGTGACCGACACGTCGACCACCCTGAGCCGCGTGTCGCGGACCGCGACGTCGATCCAGGCGAGCCATGCCGCATGCGGCACGCCGCGGAAGCGCACGTCGAACAGTGATCCGGTCTGCTGCAGCTGCGCCAGCGCGGGCCGAAGCCCGGCCGCGTCGATCGACTGCTCCAGCCGCGCCCGAACCGCCTGCGGCGTGTCGGCGCCGGCCGGCGCCGACCCCAGCTGGCGGGCCTCGTCGGCGAGCTGGTCGATGCGGGCAAGCTGCGCGCGCAGCGTGGGCAGCTCGCGCTGCAGGCGCTGCCGTCCGAGCCAGGCCGGCTCGATCAGCAGCAGATAGACGATCGCCGACAGCACGAACACGCCGGCGACCAGCACCAGCCGGCGCTCCCGGAGCGCCATCGCCTGCCAGCGCTGCATCAGCGATTCGAGCATGGCGCGGTCCTCAGCGAAGCAGCGCGACCGTGGCGGTCGGCTCGCGCTCGGCATCGAAGCGCAGCTGCAGCCCGAGCCGCTGGCAGGCCTGGACGAGCGTGTCGCGGACCGCGCGCGCCTCGAACTGGCCCGGCTGGAAACGCACCCGCAGCCGGCCGTCGCGGTATTCGACGCCCGACAGCGCGTCGGCGGCCTGCCCGCCGAGCGCCTGCGCGAAGCGGGTCAGCAACGGGACGAAGTCCTCCGGGCCGCTCTGCCCCGCCCGCGCCCGCATCGTCGCGACCTGGCGCTCCATCTGCAGCACCGGGTCCACAACGACCTGCGCCTCGGGGAAGGTCTGCCGGTAGCGCGCCTCGATCGCGGTCCGCAGGGCATCGCGCTCGCGCGCCAGCATTCCCCAGTGAAGGTTCAGGCCGAGCAGCGCCACCACGACCGCGGCCGCCGCCAGCGCGCCGGGCAGGCGCCAGGCGCGCCAGTCGATGTCCGCGAACCAGCGGCCCGCCTTGCTGCCTCGCCGGCCGGTGAGCAGGTCGACCGGCGCCGCCATCGGCAGCGGCAGCGAGCGGATCTCGGCCGCGAACCCCGCCTTGGCCGCGGCGATCATCACCGCGGGCTGCCAGGCCGGGCCTTCGACGTAGAAGGGAAGATTGCGCCGGTCGGGGCCCTCCTCGGGCAGTTCCCTCTCGGCGAAAGAGCGCTCGCCTTCGGGAGCGGCGCTCCAGGCGGCCTGCAGCAGCGCGACGATCGCCTCGGCCCTTGCCTGCTGGCCGTCGGCGGCATTCCAGCCGATGCCGTCGAGCGGGCCGAGCCGCAGGGCGAGGCCGTCGTTAAGGCAGGCGAGCGCCGCGCCCGAGGCGCCGACCGGCAGCGCCAGCTGCGCCGGCCAGGCGGCCGCGACCTTGGCGCCCTTGCGCTCGAAGGCGCCGACGACGAGCTCCAGCCAGCCCCGGTCGATGACCGCGACCAGCCGCTCGCCGTCGCCGGTCTTGGGGCCGACCGCGAACGCGCACTGCTGGGCGTCCTGCAGCAGCAGGTCCTCGACGATGTTCGGAAGCGCCTGCCGCAGGCGGGCGCCCGAGAGCGGCGGCACCTTGGCCCTGAGCAGGGTCACGTCGCGGGCGTCGAAGACCAGAGTGACCGACTTGAGCGGCGGCAGCGCGTCGAGGCTGAGCCTTGCGTAGCGCGCGGCGCTGCCGGTGCCTTGCACGGTGACCGCGGTGTGCCCCGGCCCGCTGACCAGCTTCTCGGTGGCGGCGATCGGCAGCATCGCGAGCAGCGTCGCTTCGGTGGCGAACGCGCGCTCGCCGCCGGCACGCGGCGGCACCCAGACGATCGCCTGACCTCTTCTCAGAACCTGTGCTGCCATACCCGTTCCACGCGCCCGGTACCCCGATAGAGCAGGGACTCGCTCTGCGCCTCGACGCGGTCGAAGCGTACCATTCCGCTCACCATGAAGAAGTCCGAGCCGACGGACAGCATGTTCGGCGGCAGCACCGGCGATCCGGTGAACATCGAGCGCGCCACGTCCAGGCTGGCGAAGAAGGTCCGCTGCCGCACGCCTTCGACGAACTGACGGGCGGCCTGCAGGTCCACGTCGGGGATCACCGCTGCCAGCACTTCGGCCGGCGCGGTGTTGACGTTCACCTTCGTGTTCTCGGTGTTGACGACCGCTCGCGCCAGCCGCACCGACTTCGGGAGGAAGGCCACGAAGGGCGCGAGCGCCTCGACCGTCGCCTCGTCGAAGCCCGGCACCGAGCGCAGGTCGGAAATCTTCAGCAACGGCAGCGCGCTGGCCTGCAGCCGCCTGCCCTCGACCACCGGCGGGTAGGCCTGCTGCAGCCGCTGCTGCAACACCGCGGCCAGGCTCTCCGGCCGGCCGAGCAGCCCGAGCAGGCGCTCGAAGGCCTGGCGATGAGGCGTCGACGGCTGGCCGGCGATCACCAGGTTGTTCAGGTTCAGGCGCGACTGGGCGTCGAACATCTGGCCCGCGATCATCGCGTTGCGCTCCGCGTCGGAGACCCGCGCCCCGCCCATCACCGTTTCGTCGAGCCGCGTCTCGGCCACCGGCAGCGCCCAGATCTCGCCGAGGTGGTCGACCGTGCCGGTGCTGCTGCGGTCGACCCGCAGCACGACCTCGGCCCAGTCGAGCACCGCGCTCTCGATCCAGCGCACCTGCGCGAGCGACAGGCGGTTCTGCACCGATCGCACGGTGACCATCTCCCGCCAGAACAGGCTGCTGACGATCAGGGTGGCCAGCGTGACGACCAGCAGCACGCTGATGATCGCCACGCCGCGCTGAGCCGATGCGGTGCGCCCCATCGTCAGTCGCCCACCGCGAAGACGCGCACGATCCGCTCGCCGCGCCGCACGAGCACGAGCTCCACGCCGGTCACCAGGGTGCCGGCGGCGGCCGGCACGATCGCCGCGGCCGGACCCCCCGGCGCACCGGGCGCCGAACGCGCGGCCTGCGCCGACTGCTCGGCGGCCTGGCTGGTCGCGATCGACGACGCCGGCAGCCAGCCGCGGCCCTGCAGCCAGCCGCGCAGTTCCATCGCCTCGACACCGCCCACGATCGGCTGCCAGGTGAACGGGATGTCCGGAACCGGATTCGTGTCGCCGGGCACCGGCACGCCCCAGGCACTGAAGCCGCGCTCGAGCGATCCGTCGCGCAGCCGCCAGATCACCCGCTGGACCTGCGTCGCCGCATCGCCCGGCGCCTCGCGAAGCAGCGTCAGCGAAGGCGGCTCGCGCTCGTCGCCGATCGTGAACGACACCGACGGCACCGAGAGCTCGAGCAGGCGCACCGGCCAGGCACGGCGGAGGTCCTCCTCCATCTGCGACATCACGATCGTCAGCGCGCGCAACTCGTCAGAACGCTCGACGATGCTGTCGCGCCCGGCGATCACCGAGCTCATGCCGCGCCAGCTGAGCAGCGCGAGCACCGCCAGCAGGGAGACCGCGACCAGCAGCTCGAGAATCGTGAAGCCGAGGCTGCGCCGCGAACCGGGGCCCCGCCCCTTGCCGGGGCGCGACGCCTTGCGGCTGCGCGACGACGGGTGCGCGAGCATCGCCTATCTCGTAGAGAATCCGACCAGCCGCGAAAGACGGTGGTCCGATCCCGGGGCGAACACGCCCACCTCGACCCGCCGGAACTGCGGGTTGGGCGTCTGGAAGACCTGCTCGACGCAGACCAGCGCGACGCCGGCCTGGCTGCAGTCGAACTCCCGCCGGCCGAGCGCCGGCCACTCGCCGGCGATCCGGATCTGGGCGAGGCGGTTCTCGGCGCTCCACTGCGCCAGCGAGCGGGCGCGCAGTTCGGCGCTGTTGACCGCCAGCGAGCCGGTGGCGCGCATCGCGGTCATCAGCGCGATCGCGGCGATGGTCATCGCCACGAGCACCTCGACCAGCGTGAAGCCGCGCGACCTCATCGCAGCCCGAACACGCCCAGGCCGTTGGAGACGATCGACACCCGCTCCCCCTCGCGCTCGATGTGCAGCACGAAGGGCGCGTCGACCTGGTCGCGGCCGAACTCGACGCTCTCGCGGTTGTCGGCGCGCTCGACCGACACCCGGGTCGGGCGCTCCCACTGGCGCTCGCGGAGGTCGCGGTCGTCGATGATCGGCTGCCAGCGCCGGTCGCGCCAGATCGCGAAGCGATAGCGCTCCTCGTCGGCCTCGAGCCGGATCGGCGCCCCGCGCACCAGCGCCTCCTCGCGCGCCAGCGACAGCAGCTGCGCGAGGCGGTCGGCCTCGAAGCGCAGCCCCCGGTCGAAGGCGCCGATCGAAAGCGTCGCGACCCCGATCAGCACGCCGGCGATGACGATCGCGACGAGCAGCTCGAGGAGAGTGAAGCCTCGCGACCGCCTAATCACGCATGCTCAGCGGTTCAGCGCCCAGTTGCCGATGTCCGCATCGACACCCTCGCCGCCCGGCTGCCCGTCGGCCCCGAGGCTGAAGACGTCGATCTCGCCCTTCACGCCCGGGTTCAGGTACTGGTAGGGCCTGCCCCACGGGTCGACCGGGGCCTGCTTCAGGTAGGCCTTCCAGTTCTGCGGGACCGGCTCGACGGTCGGCCGCACGGCCAGCGCCAGAAGGCCCTGCTCTGTGCTCGGGTAACGCTGGTTGTCGAGCCGGTAC
This genomic window from Zeimonas sediminis contains:
- the gspD gene encoding type II secretion system secretin GspD is translated as MTLHQACGRWLASMRTAAVMAAAAALLLAAIAPPALAQSAKQPAGQPAAGQKAAPADSDAVTLNFKDADIDSVVGAFGHLLNRTFIIDPRVRGKMTLETPKPVSRAQAYRLLQSQLRSQGFAVVEAGGLTKVVPEADAKLQSSPVSAGRAPGASGDEIVTQIFRLSHESASNLVPVLRPLISPNNTIVAYPNNNSLVVTDYAANLQRIARIVATLDSPSTSGVEVVPIEHAVAADIAIAVSRMLDDSARASAGAQVDAGQRVVVMADPRINAVMIRTGSAAKMSLARSLIARLDQPSAQPGNIYVVYLRNAEAVKLAQTLQGVLAGGGAGRQPGAGATGFGQSGASGLGTTAGTTGTGLTTGTQTGAQAQGAAGSPLQQSSTQPVTVQAGGATIAADPTTNSLIITAPEPIYRNLRTVIDQLDTRRAQVFIESLIVEISAERAAELGIQWQFLSAPEGTTRVIGGTNLTGRGTGSNILDATANIGSVGSGLNVGVVRGTTTIPGIGTVLNLGFLARALETNANANILATPNLLTLDNEEARIIIGQNVPFVTGQFTATGTGGASVNPFQTIERRDVGTTLRVKPQVSESGTVRLQIFQEVSSVQSTSLASGIITNRRAIESNVLVDDGQIVVLGGLIEERVEGGEEKVPGLGDVPVVGQLFRYDNRRRVKTNLLVFLRPVVVRDGEAAYGVTADRYEYMRLLRGDSGLPQHWLLPEFKPSELPPLPRPPSGKATPGISPGPASLAPEIDESALREPAPIFRSTPTTIKPPKGEREVVVPLDGRISPIVPDAGVQTAPVAPPGAGAPAN
- the gspN gene encoding type II secretion system protein N is translated as MFRWILFALAGLATAIATTVATAPARFLDLALDRATLGRVRLAEADGTIWKGSGRLVFADVGAQDGQRLSTQGVAVPGRIGWAVRPWPLFAGLVDAAISVDGMAQPVRLQGSFAEMRVGPGALSLPSVELSRLGSPWNSIRPAGALAVRWEAMTIRGGQLQGKATIELRNAASAMTPVRPLGSYRVDIDGQGSRADVALQTLSGPLRLTGKGTWDARAGLRFEADASADPAEAERLQSFLGLVGRRVGERTVIRIGA
- a CDS encoding type II secretion system protein M; the protein is MLESLMQRWQAMALRERRLVLVAGVFVLSAIVYLLLIEPAWLGRQRLQRELPTLRAQLARIDQLADEARQLGSAPAGADTPQAVRARLEQSIDAAGLRPALAQLQQTGSLFDVRFRGVPHAAWLAWIDVAVRDTRLRVVDVSVTRESSPGLVTARASLELPRREGR
- the gspL gene encoding type II secretion system protein GspL, whose protein sequence is MAAQVLRRGQAIVWVPPRAGGERAFATEATLLAMLPIAATEKLVSGPGHTAVTVQGTGSAARYARLSLDALPPLKSVTLVFDARDVTLLRAKVPPLSGARLRQALPNIVEDLLLQDAQQCAFAVGPKTGDGERLVAVIDRGWLELVVGAFERKGAKVAAAWPAQLALPVGASGAALACLNDGLALRLGPLDGIGWNAADGQQARAEAIVALLQAAWSAAPEGERSFAERELPEEGPDRRNLPFYVEGPAWQPAVMIAAAKAGFAAEIRSLPLPMAAPVDLLTGRRGSKAGRWFADIDWRAWRLPGALAAAAVVVALLGLNLHWGMLARERDALRTAIEARYRQTFPEAQVVVDPVLQMERQVATMRARAGQSGPEDFVPLLTRFAQALGGQAADALSGVEYRDGRLRVRFQPGQFEARAVRDTLVQACQRLGLQLRFDAEREPTATVALLR
- the gspK gene encoding type II secretion system minor pseudopilin GspK produces the protein MGRTASAQRGVAIISVLLVVTLATLIVSSLFWREMVTVRSVQNRLSLAQVRWIESAVLDWAEVVLRVDRSSTGTVDHLGEIWALPVAETRLDETVMGGARVSDAERNAMIAGQMFDAQSRLNLNNLVIAGQPSTPHRQAFERLLGLLGRPESLAAVLQQRLQQAYPPVVEGRRLQASALPLLKISDLRSVPGFDEATVEALAPFVAFLPKSVRLARAVVNTENTKVNVNTAPAEVLAAVIPDVDLQAARQFVEGVRQRTFFASLDVARSMFTGSPVLPPNMLSVGSDFFMVSGMVRFDRVEAQSESLLYRGTGRVERVWQHRF
- a CDS encoding PulJ/GspJ family protein — encoded protein: MLAHPSSRSRKASRPGKGRGPGSRRSLGFTILELLVAVSLLAVLALLSWRGMSSVIAGRDSIVERSDELRALTIVMSQMEEDLRRAWPVRLLELSVPSVSFTIGDEREPPSLTLLREAPGDAATQVQRVIWRLRDGSLERGFSAWGVPVPGDTNPVPDIPFTWQPIVGGVEAMELRGWLQGRGWLPASSIATSQAAEQSAQAARSAPGAPGGPAAAIVPAAAGTLVTGVELVLVRRGERIVRVFAVGD
- the gspI gene encoding type II secretion system minor pseudopilin GspI, producing MRSRGFTLVEVLVAMTIAAIALMTAMRATGSLAVNSAELRARSLAQWSAENRLAQIRIAGEWPALGRREFDCSQAGVALVCVEQVFQTPNPQFRRVEVGVFAPGSDHRLSRLVGFSTR
- a CDS encoding GspH/FimT family pseudopilin; the protein is MIRRSRGFTLLELLVAIVIAGVLIGVATLSIGAFDRGLRFEADRLAQLLSLAREEALVRGAPIRLEADEERYRFAIWRDRRWQPIIDDRDLRERQWERPTRVSVERADNRESVEFGRDQVDAPFVLHIEREGERVSIVSNGLGVFGLR
- the gspG gene encoding type II secretion system major pseudopilin GspG; this encodes MHRPSADGRNPARPAKRATRPNRSRRASGFTLIEIMVVIVILGVLAAIAVPRIMSKPDEARVKAAQTEIAQLLQALDLYRLDNQRYPSTEQGLLALAVRPTVEPVPQNWKAYLKQAPVDPWGRPYQYLNPGVKGEIDVFSLGADGQPGGEGVDADIGNWALNR